A stretch of the Mesorhizobium sp. Pch-S genome encodes the following:
- a CDS encoding BMP family protein: MGSAFAGEVKSIAILTPEEGTDYGWNQQGIDAAKAAGKAAGVEVVVAQGLGYGDVRPTLRELAADGASLLIAHASGYNTSAPEIAKETKVPVAIVDTPNGLEKGLVADYTLSGHEGAYLAGRLAAKMSRSKSVGIVVSGEPPSWNSQSAAFAQGVKAENPDVKITYAVIGPAAYSDAAGGKRVAESVIASGADIIFGQGNGSSFGMLQAVETTKAADGGKVYFIDVIGDKSPIDKGFLLSSVVWNIEPVYAAMIADLKADTFGSKHYTIGLKDDSVKLLKTAAIPDKVWSEVQAVREDIISGKIKVEPVYDAAAVRALMTSVAQ, encoded by the coding sequence ATGGGCAGCGCGTTTGCCGGCGAAGTCAAGTCGATAGCCATCCTGACGCCCGAAGAGGGTACGGATTACGGCTGGAACCAGCAGGGCATCGATGCCGCCAAGGCAGCCGGCAAGGCCGCCGGTGTCGAAGTGGTCGTGGCCCAGGGCCTCGGCTATGGCGACGTGCGTCCGACGTTGCGGGAACTTGCCGCCGACGGTGCCAGCCTGTTGATCGCACATGCCAGCGGCTACAACACCTCTGCGCCCGAGATCGCCAAGGAAACCAAGGTTCCCGTTGCGATCGTCGACACGCCGAACGGTCTGGAGAAAGGCCTCGTCGCCGACTACACGCTGAGCGGCCATGAGGGCGCCTATCTGGCTGGCCGTCTTGCCGCCAAGATGTCGCGCTCGAAGTCGGTCGGCATCGTCGTCTCCGGCGAGCCGCCGTCCTGGAACTCGCAGTCGGCGGCTTTCGCGCAGGGCGTGAAGGCGGAGAACCCGGATGTGAAGATCACCTATGCAGTGATCGGACCCGCCGCCTACAGCGATGCGGCCGGCGGCAAGCGCGTCGCCGAAAGCGTGATCGCCTCGGGCGCCGACATCATCTTCGGCCAGGGCAACGGTTCCAGCTTCGGCATGCTGCAGGCGGTCGAGACGACCAAGGCTGCCGATGGCGGCAAGGTCTATTTCATCGACGTCATTGGCGACAAGTCGCCAATCGACAAGGGCTTCCTGCTGTCGTCGGTGGTGTGGAACATCGAACCTGTCTACGCCGCGATGATCGCCGACCTCAAGGCCGACACCTTCGGCAGCAAGCACTACACGATCGGCCTCAAGGACGATTCCGTGAAACTGCTGAAGACCGCCGCGATCCCGGACAAGGTCTGGTCCGAAGTCCAGGCGGTGCGCGAAGACATCATCTCCGGCAAGATCAAGGTCGAGCCGGTCTATGACGCCGCCGCCGTCAGGGCGCTGATGACGAGCGTCGCCCAGTAA
- a CDS encoding ABC transporter substrate-binding protein, giving the protein MLRRSLIKAATLAAFAGALGFSGAALAADTVNVQLDWVVRGNHAMFFVAKEKGFFAKNDIDLAEIRKGSGSPDAMRLVGNENADFGFGDLPTLAVARSQKVPVVALAAVNQRSPLAIISLAKTLKLTKPEDLKGLTIGIHPAGSTYIFFRGFLAANGLTEKDMTLNSVSPPYESYLLLGRVQTVVGYVDAEVPELEAKAGGPGSLSIMMGADHGWKAYGSGLFTSEKMIKDKPDVVRRFVKAYREAFDYVVAHPEEAAEITAKAAPGYADKKDVLLAQINADIASTFTSAETKEHGLGWMSKTQWEETLKTLSDQGVLKAPLSADETFTDKFLAKE; this is encoded by the coding sequence ATGCTGAGACGCTCACTCATCAAGGCGGCCACGCTTGCAGCGTTTGCCGGCGCGCTTGGCTTCTCCGGCGCAGCGCTTGCCGCCGACACCGTCAACGTCCAGCTTGACTGGGTGGTGCGCGGCAACCACGCCATGTTCTTCGTGGCCAAGGAAAAGGGCTTCTTCGCCAAGAACGACATCGACCTTGCAGAGATCCGCAAGGGCTCGGGTTCACCGGACGCCATGCGGCTGGTGGGCAACGAGAACGCCGATTTCGGCTTTGGCGACCTGCCCACGCTCGCCGTCGCGCGGTCACAGAAGGTTCCGGTGGTGGCGCTCGCCGCCGTCAACCAACGCTCGCCGCTGGCGATCATCTCGCTCGCCAAGACCTTGAAGCTCACCAAGCCGGAAGACCTCAAGGGGCTGACCATCGGCATCCATCCGGCGGGCTCGACCTACATCTTCTTCCGCGGCTTCCTGGCGGCCAACGGCCTGACCGAGAAGGACATGACGCTGAACAGCGTCTCGCCGCCCTATGAGAGCTACCTGCTGCTCGGACGCGTCCAGACGGTGGTCGGTTATGTCGACGCCGAGGTTCCCGAGCTTGAAGCCAAGGCGGGTGGTCCGGGTTCGCTCAGCATCATGATGGGCGCGGACCATGGCTGGAAGGCCTACGGCTCTGGCCTGTTCACGTCGGAAAAGATGATCAAGGACAAGCCCGACGTCGTGCGTCGTTTCGTCAAGGCCTATCGCGAAGCCTTCGACTATGTCGTCGCCCATCCGGAGGAAGCCGCCGAGATCACCGCCAAGGCAGCACCGGGCTATGCCGACAAGAAGGACGTGCTTTTGGCGCAGATCAACGCCGACATCGCCTCGACCTTCACCAGCGCTGAAACCAAGGAACACGGCCTCGGCTGGATGAGCAAGACGCAGTGGGAAGAGACGCTGAAGACGCTCAGCGATCAGGGCGTGCTCAAGGCGCCGCTGTCGGCGGATGAGACCTTCACCGACAAATTCCTGGCGAAGGAATAG
- a CDS encoding ABC transporter permease, translating to MSDQPMTAEPRSASGFAAATSSWLPAVILLLATVVVWEAIVRIFAISPFIIPAPSEIGRSLVAQWETLMQATLVTAAEILLGFVVSVVVGVAIALVIVRFDWLGRALYPLVVLFQNVPKVALAPIFILWFGYGLAPKIGLILVIAFFPVTLSMLAGMQSVDRSLLSLMNSVGASRTQILFRIRVPHSLPNLMAGTKIAATLSVIGAIVGEFAGASDGLGYVIQFASTQLDTALVFAALLLVSVLGIAFYYAAEILERIVVPWAPKFSHA from the coding sequence ATGAGCGATCAACCCATGACCGCCGAGCCTCGCTCGGCTTCCGGTTTCGCTGCTGCGACAAGCAGCTGGCTGCCTGCCGTCATTCTGCTGCTGGCCACGGTCGTGGTCTGGGAAGCGATCGTGCGGATCTTCGCCATCTCGCCCTTCATCATCCCGGCTCCGTCGGAGATCGGGCGATCGCTGGTCGCGCAATGGGAGACGCTGATGCAGGCCACGCTGGTGACTGCGGCCGAGATATTGCTCGGCTTCGTCGTCTCGGTCGTGGTCGGTGTCGCCATCGCGCTGGTGATCGTGCGTTTCGACTGGCTGGGCCGGGCGCTCTATCCGCTGGTGGTGCTGTTCCAGAATGTGCCCAAGGTGGCGCTGGCGCCGATCTTCATCCTCTGGTTCGGCTATGGACTGGCGCCGAAGATCGGCCTGATCCTGGTCATCGCCTTCTTCCCGGTGACGCTGTCGATGCTGGCCGGCATGCAGTCGGTGGACCGCTCGCTGCTGTCGCTGATGAATTCGGTCGGCGCCAGCCGCACGCAGATCCTGTTCCGGATCCGGGTGCCGCATTCGCTGCCCAACCTGATGGCCGGCACCAAGATCGCCGCCACGCTGAGCGTCATCGGCGCCATCGTCGGCGAATTCGCCGGCGCCTCGGACGGGCTGGGCTACGTCATCCAGTTCGCCTCGACCCAGCTCGACACGGCACTGGTCTTCGCGGCGCTGCTGCTCGTCTCCGTTCTCGGCATCGCCTTCTATTACGCGGCCGAGATCCTCGAACGCATCGTGGTGCCTTGGGCACCGAAATTCAGCCACGCCTAG